From the Zonotrichia albicollis isolate bZonAlb1 chromosome Z, bZonAlb1.hap1, whole genome shotgun sequence genome, one window contains:
- the LOC102074899 gene encoding M-phase inducer phosphatase 2 isoform X6 — protein sequence MSLRGARGLPVSPLPSRGTAPLPPLPPDGAESPHRFRDTPRRGHGRLWHSLAPEPLASDRARPRDCWQPRDAGSRPESHTQQSPAQEDFQKTIAEFGRALKDRKLLHQRISSMPRQLEASPVLKDISQLQVRRDRVRQSQPEDEEGFVPKKLQRLGQRSRLPAGHDAARRDLLAKSPCGAPAMQDLLCFFPKFPQLPPPQAMEKPLTTPVTKKEEAKLRPGKRGHRRRLFLSPSVPRSVAGPLPKRGLPWDRDSPANAQRQSRAAGSPEQEASLEPGAWLEPCGSAQLQEIENLLSSDDQELIGDFSKPHLLPTVEGKDPGLKYISPGTLAAVLSGRYSSFIGSSVVVDCRYPYEYEGGHVKGAVNLPLQRDVEEFLLERPIVPQDASKRVILIFHCEFSIERGPKMDTASPGTIGPWSTRRSGRSCAGSAGRAGAGGGRSPSSERAGRAPEPGLWDGDAPQLGLAYGTSLGWYLVLGLGLCLFVAINIFCLLL from the exons ATGTCCCTGCGCGGCGCCCGCGGGCTGCCCGTGTCCCCGCTGCCCTCCCGGGGCAcggccccgctgccgccgctgccgccggaCGGGGCTGAGAGCCCGCACAG GTTCCGGGACACCCCGAGGAGGGGACACGGGCGGCTGTGGCACTCGCTGGCCCCGGAGCCGCTGGCCTCGGACCGTGCCCGTCCCCGGGACtgctggcagcccagggatgcag GATCGCGGCCGGAGTCCCACACGCAGCAGAGCCCCGCGCAGGAAGA CTTCCAGAAAACCATCGCGGAATTTGGGAGAGCTCTCAAAGA CAGGAAGCTCCTCCACCAGAGGATCAGCTCCATGCCG CGCCAGCTGGAAGCCAGCCCGGTGCTGAAGGACATCTCCCAGCTCCAGGTGCGCAGGGACAGAGTGCGCCAGAGCCAGCCCGAGGATGAG GAAGGTTTTGTCCCCAAGAAGCTGCAGAGGCTGGGCCAGCGGAGCCGCCTGCCTGCCGGCCACGACGCTGCCAGGAGAGATCTCCTTGCCAAGAGCCCCTGCGGCGCTCCAGCAATGCAG GATCTCCTCTGCTTTTTCCCAAAGTTCCCCCAGCTGCCGCCGCCCCAGGCCATGGAGAAGCCGCTGACCACGCCGGTGACGAAGAAGGAGGAGGCAAAGCTG CGCCCGGGCAAGCGTGGCCACCGCCGGCGGCTCTTCCTCTCGCCCTCGGTGCCCCGCAGTGTCGCCGGGCCCCTCCCGAAGCGGGGACtcccctgggacagggacagccctgccaaTGCCCAgcggcagagcagggcagccggcagccctgagcaggaggcGTCGCTGGAGCCG GGAGCGTGGCTGGAGCCCTGCGGGTctgcccagctccaggagaTCGAGAACCTGCTGTCCAGCGATGACCAGGAGCTCATTGGGGACTTCTCCAAG cctcACCTCCTGCCCACGGTGGAGGGCAAGGACCCGGGCCTGAAGTACATCTCCCCTGGCACG CTGGCGGCGGTGCTGTCGGGACGCTACAGCAGCTTCATCGGGAGCAGCGTCGTCGTGGATTGCCGGTACCCCTACGAGTACGAGGGCGGCCACGTCAAG GGTGCTGTCAACCTGCCGCTGCAGCGAGACGTGGAGGAATTCCTGCTGGAGCGCCCCATCGTGCCCCAGGACGCCAGCAAGAGGGTGATCCTCATCTTCCACTGCGAGTTCTCCATTGAGCGGGGGCCCAAAAT GGACACTGCGAGCCCCGGGACTATCGGCCCATGGAGCACCCGGCGTTCAGGGAGGAGCTGCGCAGGTTCCGCGGGCAGAGCCGGCGCGGGCGGCGGGCGCTCTCCATCCTCTGAGCGCGCCGGGAGAGCGCCGGAGCCAGGACTGTGGGATGGGGATGCACCTCAGCTTGGGCTGGCTTATGGCACGAGCTTGGGGTGGTATTTAGTGTTAGGAttgggtttgtgtttgtttgttgctataaatattttttgtctattgttataa
- the LOC102074899 gene encoding uncharacterized protein LOC102074899 isoform X1 yields MSLRGARGLPVSPLPSRGTAPLPPLPPDGAESPHRFRDTPRRGHGRLWHSLAPEPLASDRARPRDCWQPRDAGSRPESHTQQSPAQEDFQKTIAEFGRALKEKLLHQRISSMPVSAAGPCRVSGRAGARRMEPGEGTGPCSTAHPAAVPQQRQLEASPVLKDISQLQVRRDRVRQSQPEDEEGFVPKKLQRLGQRSRLPAGHDAARRDLLAKSPCGAPAMQDLLCFFPKFPQLPPPQAMEKPLTTPVTKKEEAKLRPGKRGHRRRLFLSPSVPRSVAGPLPKRGLPWDRDSPANAQRQSRAAGSPEQEASLEPGAWLEPCGSAQLQEIENLLSSDDQELIGDFSKPHLLPTVEGKDPGLKYISPGTLAAVLSGRYSSFIGSSVVVDCRYPYEYEGGHVKGAVNLPLQRDVEEFLLERPIVPQDASKRVILIFHCEFSIERGPKMDTASPGTIGPWSTRRSGRSCAGSAGRAGAGGGRSPSSERAGRAPEPGLWDGDAPQLGLAYGTSLGWYLVLGLGLCLFVAINIFCLLL; encoded by the exons ATGTCCCTGCGCGGCGCCCGCGGGCTGCCCGTGTCCCCGCTGCCCTCCCGGGGCAcggccccgctgccgccgctgccgccggaCGGGGCTGAGAGCCCGCACAG GTTCCGGGACACCCCGAGGAGGGGACACGGGCGGCTGTGGCACTCGCTGGCCCCGGAGCCGCTGGCCTCGGACCGTGCCCGTCCCCGGGACtgctggcagcccagggatgcag GATCGCGGCCGGAGTCCCACACGCAGCAGAGCCCCGCGCAGGAAGA CTTCCAGAAAACCATCGCGGAATTTGGGAGAGCTCTCAAAGA GAAGCTCCTCCACCAGAGGATCAGCTCCATGCCGGTGAGTGCTGCAGGACCCTGCCGGGTGTCCGGCCGAGCCGGGGCgaggaggatggagccaggagaggggacagggccGTGCAGCACCGCTCACCCCGCGGCTGTCCCGCAGCAGCGCCAGCTGGAAGCCAGCCCGGTGCTGAAGGACATCTCCCAGCTCCAGGTGCGCAGGGACAGAGTGCGCCAGAGCCAGCCCGAGGATGAG GAAGGTTTTGTCCCCAAGAAGCTGCAGAGGCTGGGCCAGCGGAGCCGCCTGCCTGCCGGCCACGACGCTGCCAGGAGAGATCTCCTTGCCAAGAGCCCCTGCGGCGCTCCAGCAATGCAG GATCTCCTCTGCTTTTTCCCAAAGTTCCCCCAGCTGCCGCCGCCCCAGGCCATGGAGAAGCCGCTGACCACGCCGGTGACGAAGAAGGAGGAGGCAAAGCTG CGCCCGGGCAAGCGTGGCCACCGCCGGCGGCTCTTCCTCTCGCCCTCGGTGCCCCGCAGTGTCGCCGGGCCCCTCCCGAAGCGGGGACtcccctgggacagggacagccctgccaaTGCCCAgcggcagagcagggcagccggcagccctgagcaggaggcGTCGCTGGAGCCG GGAGCGTGGCTGGAGCCCTGCGGGTctgcccagctccaggagaTCGAGAACCTGCTGTCCAGCGATGACCAGGAGCTCATTGGGGACTTCTCCAAG cctcACCTCCTGCCCACGGTGGAGGGCAAGGACCCGGGCCTGAAGTACATCTCCCCTGGCACG CTGGCGGCGGTGCTGTCGGGACGCTACAGCAGCTTCATCGGGAGCAGCGTCGTCGTGGATTGCCGGTACCCCTACGAGTACGAGGGCGGCCACGTCAAG GGTGCTGTCAACCTGCCGCTGCAGCGAGACGTGGAGGAATTCCTGCTGGAGCGCCCCATCGTGCCCCAGGACGCCAGCAAGAGGGTGATCCTCATCTTCCACTGCGAGTTCTCCATTGAGCGGGGGCCCAAAAT GGACACTGCGAGCCCCGGGACTATCGGCCCATGGAGCACCCGGCGTTCAGGGAGGAGCTGCGCAGGTTCCGCGGGCAGAGCCGGCGCGGGCGGCGGGCGCTCTCCATCCTCTGAGCGCGCCGGGAGAGCGCCGGAGCCAGGACTGTGGGATGGGGATGCACCTCAGCTTGGGCTGGCTTATGGCACGAGCTTGGGGTGGTATTTAGTGTTAGGAttgggtttgtgtttgtttgttgctataaatattttttgtctattgttataa
- the LOC102074899 gene encoding uncharacterized protein LOC102074899 isoform X4, whose product MSLRGARGLPVSPLPSRGTAPLPPLPPDGAESPHRFRDTPRRGHGRLWHSLAPEPLASDRARPRDCWQPRDAGSRPESHTQQSPAQEDRKLLHQRISSMPVSAAGPCRVSGRAGARRMEPGEGTGPCSTAHPAAVPQQRQLEASPVLKDISQLQVRRDRVRQSQPEDEEGFVPKKLQRLGQRSRLPAGHDAARRDLLAKSPCGAPAMQDLLCFFPKFPQLPPPQAMEKPLTTPVTKKEEAKLRPGKRGHRRRLFLSPSVPRSVAGPLPKRGLPWDRDSPANAQRQSRAAGSPEQEASLEPGAWLEPCGSAQLQEIENLLSSDDQELIGDFSKPHLLPTVEGKDPGLKYISPGTLAAVLSGRYSSFIGSSVVVDCRYPYEYEGGHVKGAVNLPLQRDVEEFLLERPIVPQDASKRVILIFHCEFSIERGPKMDTASPGTIGPWSTRRSGRSCAGSAGRAGAGGGRSPSSERAGRAPEPGLWDGDAPQLGLAYGTSLGWYLVLGLGLCLFVAINIFCLLL is encoded by the exons ATGTCCCTGCGCGGCGCCCGCGGGCTGCCCGTGTCCCCGCTGCCCTCCCGGGGCAcggccccgctgccgccgctgccgccggaCGGGGCTGAGAGCCCGCACAG GTTCCGGGACACCCCGAGGAGGGGACACGGGCGGCTGTGGCACTCGCTGGCCCCGGAGCCGCTGGCCTCGGACCGTGCCCGTCCCCGGGACtgctggcagcccagggatgcag GATCGCGGCCGGAGTCCCACACGCAGCAGAGCCCCGCGCAGGAAGA CAGGAAGCTCCTCCACCAGAGGATCAGCTCCATGCCGGTGAGTGCTGCAGGACCCTGCCGGGTGTCCGGCCGAGCCGGGGCgaggaggatggagccaggagaggggacagggccGTGCAGCACCGCTCACCCCGCGGCTGTCCCGCAGCAGCGCCAGCTGGAAGCCAGCCCGGTGCTGAAGGACATCTCCCAGCTCCAGGTGCGCAGGGACAGAGTGCGCCAGAGCCAGCCCGAGGATGAG GAAGGTTTTGTCCCCAAGAAGCTGCAGAGGCTGGGCCAGCGGAGCCGCCTGCCTGCCGGCCACGACGCTGCCAGGAGAGATCTCCTTGCCAAGAGCCCCTGCGGCGCTCCAGCAATGCAG GATCTCCTCTGCTTTTTCCCAAAGTTCCCCCAGCTGCCGCCGCCCCAGGCCATGGAGAAGCCGCTGACCACGCCGGTGACGAAGAAGGAGGAGGCAAAGCTG CGCCCGGGCAAGCGTGGCCACCGCCGGCGGCTCTTCCTCTCGCCCTCGGTGCCCCGCAGTGTCGCCGGGCCCCTCCCGAAGCGGGGACtcccctgggacagggacagccctgccaaTGCCCAgcggcagagcagggcagccggcagccctgagcaggaggcGTCGCTGGAGCCG GGAGCGTGGCTGGAGCCCTGCGGGTctgcccagctccaggagaTCGAGAACCTGCTGTCCAGCGATGACCAGGAGCTCATTGGGGACTTCTCCAAG cctcACCTCCTGCCCACGGTGGAGGGCAAGGACCCGGGCCTGAAGTACATCTCCCCTGGCACG CTGGCGGCGGTGCTGTCGGGACGCTACAGCAGCTTCATCGGGAGCAGCGTCGTCGTGGATTGCCGGTACCCCTACGAGTACGAGGGCGGCCACGTCAAG GGTGCTGTCAACCTGCCGCTGCAGCGAGACGTGGAGGAATTCCTGCTGGAGCGCCCCATCGTGCCCCAGGACGCCAGCAAGAGGGTGATCCTCATCTTCCACTGCGAGTTCTCCATTGAGCGGGGGCCCAAAAT GGACACTGCGAGCCCCGGGACTATCGGCCCATGGAGCACCCGGCGTTCAGGGAGGAGCTGCGCAGGTTCCGCGGGCAGAGCCGGCGCGGGCGGCGGGCGCTCTCCATCCTCTGAGCGCGCCGGGAGAGCGCCGGAGCCAGGACTGTGGGATGGGGATGCACCTCAGCTTGGGCTGGCTTATGGCACGAGCTTGGGGTGGTATTTAGTGTTAGGAttgggtttgtgtttgtttgttgctataaatattttttgtctattgttataa
- the LOC102074899 gene encoding uncharacterized protein LOC102074899 isoform X2, which translates to MSLRGARGLPVSPLPSRGTAPLPPLPPDGAESPHRFRDTPRRGHGRLWHSLAPEPLASDRARPRDCWQPRDAGSRPESHTQQSPAQEDFQKTIAEFGRALKDRKLLHQRISSMPVSAAGPCRVSGRAGARRMEPGEGTGPCSTAHPAAVPQQRQLEASPVLKDISQLQVRRDRVRQSQPEDEEGFVPKKLQRLGQRSRLPAGHDAARRDLLAKSPCGAPAMQFPQLPPPQAMEKPLTTPVTKKEEAKLRPGKRGHRRRLFLSPSVPRSVAGPLPKRGLPWDRDSPANAQRQSRAAGSPEQEASLEPGAWLEPCGSAQLQEIENLLSSDDQELIGDFSKPHLLPTVEGKDPGLKYISPGTLAAVLSGRYSSFIGSSVVVDCRYPYEYEGGHVKGAVNLPLQRDVEEFLLERPIVPQDASKRVILIFHCEFSIERGPKMDTASPGTIGPWSTRRSGRSCAGSAGRAGAGGGRSPSSERAGRAPEPGLWDGDAPQLGLAYGTSLGWYLVLGLGLCLFVAINIFCLLL; encoded by the exons ATGTCCCTGCGCGGCGCCCGCGGGCTGCCCGTGTCCCCGCTGCCCTCCCGGGGCAcggccccgctgccgccgctgccgccggaCGGGGCTGAGAGCCCGCACAG GTTCCGGGACACCCCGAGGAGGGGACACGGGCGGCTGTGGCACTCGCTGGCCCCGGAGCCGCTGGCCTCGGACCGTGCCCGTCCCCGGGACtgctggcagcccagggatgcag GATCGCGGCCGGAGTCCCACACGCAGCAGAGCCCCGCGCAGGAAGA CTTCCAGAAAACCATCGCGGAATTTGGGAGAGCTCTCAAAGA CAGGAAGCTCCTCCACCAGAGGATCAGCTCCATGCCGGTGAGTGCTGCAGGACCCTGCCGGGTGTCCGGCCGAGCCGGGGCgaggaggatggagccaggagaggggacagggccGTGCAGCACCGCTCACCCCGCGGCTGTCCCGCAGCAGCGCCAGCTGGAAGCCAGCCCGGTGCTGAAGGACATCTCCCAGCTCCAGGTGCGCAGGGACAGAGTGCGCCAGAGCCAGCCCGAGGATGAG GAAGGTTTTGTCCCCAAGAAGCTGCAGAGGCTGGGCCAGCGGAGCCGCCTGCCTGCCGGCCACGACGCTGCCAGGAGAGATCTCCTTGCCAAGAGCCCCTGCGGCGCTCCAGCAATGCAG TTCCCCCAGCTGCCGCCGCCCCAGGCCATGGAGAAGCCGCTGACCACGCCGGTGACGAAGAAGGAGGAGGCAAAGCTG CGCCCGGGCAAGCGTGGCCACCGCCGGCGGCTCTTCCTCTCGCCCTCGGTGCCCCGCAGTGTCGCCGGGCCCCTCCCGAAGCGGGGACtcccctgggacagggacagccctgccaaTGCCCAgcggcagagcagggcagccggcagccctgagcaggaggcGTCGCTGGAGCCG GGAGCGTGGCTGGAGCCCTGCGGGTctgcccagctccaggagaTCGAGAACCTGCTGTCCAGCGATGACCAGGAGCTCATTGGGGACTTCTCCAAG cctcACCTCCTGCCCACGGTGGAGGGCAAGGACCCGGGCCTGAAGTACATCTCCCCTGGCACG CTGGCGGCGGTGCTGTCGGGACGCTACAGCAGCTTCATCGGGAGCAGCGTCGTCGTGGATTGCCGGTACCCCTACGAGTACGAGGGCGGCCACGTCAAG GGTGCTGTCAACCTGCCGCTGCAGCGAGACGTGGAGGAATTCCTGCTGGAGCGCCCCATCGTGCCCCAGGACGCCAGCAAGAGGGTGATCCTCATCTTCCACTGCGAGTTCTCCATTGAGCGGGGGCCCAAAAT GGACACTGCGAGCCCCGGGACTATCGGCCCATGGAGCACCCGGCGTTCAGGGAGGAGCTGCGCAGGTTCCGCGGGCAGAGCCGGCGCGGGCGGCGGGCGCTCTCCATCCTCTGAGCGCGCCGGGAGAGCGCCGGAGCCAGGACTGTGGGATGGGGATGCACCTCAGCTTGGGCTGGCTTATGGCACGAGCTTGGGGTGGTATTTAGTGTTAGGAttgggtttgtgtttgtttgttgctataaatattttttgtctattgttataa
- the LOC102074899 gene encoding M-phase inducer phosphatase 2 isoform X8, with amino-acid sequence MSLRGARGLPVSPLPSRGTAPLPPLPPDGAESPHRFRDTPRRGHGRLWHSLAPEPLASDRARPRDCWQPRDAGSRPESHTQQSPAQEDFQKTIAEFGRALKEKLLHQRISSMPRQLEASPVLKDISQLQVRRDRVRQSQPEDEEGFVPKKLQRLGQRSRLPAGHDAARRDLLAKSPCGAPAMQDLLCFFPKFPQLPPPQAMEKPLTTPVTKKEEAKLRPGKRGHRRRLFLSPSVPRSVAGPLPKRGLPWDRDSPANAQRQSRAAGSPEQEASLEPGAWLEPCGSAQLQEIENLLSSDDQELIGDFSKPHLLPTVEGKDPGLKYISPGTLAAVLSGRYSSFIGSSVVVDCRYPYEYEGGHVKGAVNLPLQRDVEEFLLERPIVPQDASKRVILIFHCEFSIERGPKMDTASPGTIGPWSTRRSGRSCAGSAGRAGAGGGRSPSSERAGRAPEPGLWDGDAPQLGLAYGTSLGWYLVLGLGLCLFVAINIFCLLL; translated from the exons ATGTCCCTGCGCGGCGCCCGCGGGCTGCCCGTGTCCCCGCTGCCCTCCCGGGGCAcggccccgctgccgccgctgccgccggaCGGGGCTGAGAGCCCGCACAG GTTCCGGGACACCCCGAGGAGGGGACACGGGCGGCTGTGGCACTCGCTGGCCCCGGAGCCGCTGGCCTCGGACCGTGCCCGTCCCCGGGACtgctggcagcccagggatgcag GATCGCGGCCGGAGTCCCACACGCAGCAGAGCCCCGCGCAGGAAGA CTTCCAGAAAACCATCGCGGAATTTGGGAGAGCTCTCAAAGA GAAGCTCCTCCACCAGAGGATCAGCTCCATGCCG CGCCAGCTGGAAGCCAGCCCGGTGCTGAAGGACATCTCCCAGCTCCAGGTGCGCAGGGACAGAGTGCGCCAGAGCCAGCCCGAGGATGAG GAAGGTTTTGTCCCCAAGAAGCTGCAGAGGCTGGGCCAGCGGAGCCGCCTGCCTGCCGGCCACGACGCTGCCAGGAGAGATCTCCTTGCCAAGAGCCCCTGCGGCGCTCCAGCAATGCAG GATCTCCTCTGCTTTTTCCCAAAGTTCCCCCAGCTGCCGCCGCCCCAGGCCATGGAGAAGCCGCTGACCACGCCGGTGACGAAGAAGGAGGAGGCAAAGCTG CGCCCGGGCAAGCGTGGCCACCGCCGGCGGCTCTTCCTCTCGCCCTCGGTGCCCCGCAGTGTCGCCGGGCCCCTCCCGAAGCGGGGACtcccctgggacagggacagccctgccaaTGCCCAgcggcagagcagggcagccggcagccctgagcaggaggcGTCGCTGGAGCCG GGAGCGTGGCTGGAGCCCTGCGGGTctgcccagctccaggagaTCGAGAACCTGCTGTCCAGCGATGACCAGGAGCTCATTGGGGACTTCTCCAAG cctcACCTCCTGCCCACGGTGGAGGGCAAGGACCCGGGCCTGAAGTACATCTCCCCTGGCACG CTGGCGGCGGTGCTGTCGGGACGCTACAGCAGCTTCATCGGGAGCAGCGTCGTCGTGGATTGCCGGTACCCCTACGAGTACGAGGGCGGCCACGTCAAG GGTGCTGTCAACCTGCCGCTGCAGCGAGACGTGGAGGAATTCCTGCTGGAGCGCCCCATCGTGCCCCAGGACGCCAGCAAGAGGGTGATCCTCATCTTCCACTGCGAGTTCTCCATTGAGCGGGGGCCCAAAAT GGACACTGCGAGCCCCGGGACTATCGGCCCATGGAGCACCCGGCGTTCAGGGAGGAGCTGCGCAGGTTCCGCGGGCAGAGCCGGCGCGGGCGGCGGGCGCTCTCCATCCTCTGAGCGCGCCGGGAGAGCGCCGGAGCCAGGACTGTGGGATGGGGATGCACCTCAGCTTGGGCTGGCTTATGGCACGAGCTTGGGGTGGTATTTAGTGTTAGGAttgggtttgtgtttgtttgttgctataaatattttttgtctattgttataa
- the LOC102074899 gene encoding M-phase inducer phosphatase 2 isoform X5 encodes MSLRGARGLPVSPLPSRGTAPLPPLPPDGAESPHRFRDTPRRGHGRLWHSLAPEPLASDRARPRDCWQPRDAGSRPESHTQQSPAQEDFQKTIAEFGRALKDRKLLHQRISSMPQRQLEASPVLKDISQLQVRRDRVRQSQPEDEEGFVPKKLQRLGQRSRLPAGHDAARRDLLAKSPCGAPAMQDLLCFFPKFPQLPPPQAMEKPLTTPVTKKEEAKLRPGKRGHRRRLFLSPSVPRSVAGPLPKRGLPWDRDSPANAQRQSRAAGSPEQEASLEPGAWLEPCGSAQLQEIENLLSSDDQELIGDFSKPHLLPTVEGKDPGLKYISPGTLAAVLSGRYSSFIGSSVVVDCRYPYEYEGGHVKGAVNLPLQRDVEEFLLERPIVPQDASKRVILIFHCEFSIERGPKMDTASPGTIGPWSTRRSGRSCAGSAGRAGAGGGRSPSSERAGRAPEPGLWDGDAPQLGLAYGTSLGWYLVLGLGLCLFVAINIFCLLL; translated from the exons ATGTCCCTGCGCGGCGCCCGCGGGCTGCCCGTGTCCCCGCTGCCCTCCCGGGGCAcggccccgctgccgccgctgccgccggaCGGGGCTGAGAGCCCGCACAG GTTCCGGGACACCCCGAGGAGGGGACACGGGCGGCTGTGGCACTCGCTGGCCCCGGAGCCGCTGGCCTCGGACCGTGCCCGTCCCCGGGACtgctggcagcccagggatgcag GATCGCGGCCGGAGTCCCACACGCAGCAGAGCCCCGCGCAGGAAGA CTTCCAGAAAACCATCGCGGAATTTGGGAGAGCTCTCAAAGA CAGGAAGCTCCTCCACCAGAGGATCAGCTCCATGCCG CAGCGCCAGCTGGAAGCCAGCCCGGTGCTGAAGGACATCTCCCAGCTCCAGGTGCGCAGGGACAGAGTGCGCCAGAGCCAGCCCGAGGATGAG GAAGGTTTTGTCCCCAAGAAGCTGCAGAGGCTGGGCCAGCGGAGCCGCCTGCCTGCCGGCCACGACGCTGCCAGGAGAGATCTCCTTGCCAAGAGCCCCTGCGGCGCTCCAGCAATGCAG GATCTCCTCTGCTTTTTCCCAAAGTTCCCCCAGCTGCCGCCGCCCCAGGCCATGGAGAAGCCGCTGACCACGCCGGTGACGAAGAAGGAGGAGGCAAAGCTG CGCCCGGGCAAGCGTGGCCACCGCCGGCGGCTCTTCCTCTCGCCCTCGGTGCCCCGCAGTGTCGCCGGGCCCCTCCCGAAGCGGGGACtcccctgggacagggacagccctgccaaTGCCCAgcggcagagcagggcagccggcagccctgagcaggaggcGTCGCTGGAGCCG GGAGCGTGGCTGGAGCCCTGCGGGTctgcccagctccaggagaTCGAGAACCTGCTGTCCAGCGATGACCAGGAGCTCATTGGGGACTTCTCCAAG cctcACCTCCTGCCCACGGTGGAGGGCAAGGACCCGGGCCTGAAGTACATCTCCCCTGGCACG CTGGCGGCGGTGCTGTCGGGACGCTACAGCAGCTTCATCGGGAGCAGCGTCGTCGTGGATTGCCGGTACCCCTACGAGTACGAGGGCGGCCACGTCAAG GGTGCTGTCAACCTGCCGCTGCAGCGAGACGTGGAGGAATTCCTGCTGGAGCGCCCCATCGTGCCCCAGGACGCCAGCAAGAGGGTGATCCTCATCTTCCACTGCGAGTTCTCCATTGAGCGGGGGCCCAAAAT GGACACTGCGAGCCCCGGGACTATCGGCCCATGGAGCACCCGGCGTTCAGGGAGGAGCTGCGCAGGTTCCGCGGGCAGAGCCGGCGCGGGCGGCGGGCGCTCTCCATCCTCTGAGCGCGCCGGGAGAGCGCCGGAGCCAGGACTGTGGGATGGGGATGCACCTCAGCTTGGGCTGGCTTATGGCACGAGCTTGGGGTGGTATTTAGTGTTAGGAttgggtttgtgtttgtttgttgctataaatattttttgtctattgttataa
- the LOC102074899 gene encoding M-phase inducer phosphatase 2 isoform X7 yields MSLRGARGLPVSPLPSRGTAPLPPLPPDGAESPHRFRDTPRRGHGRLWHSLAPEPLASDRARPRDCWQPRDAGSRPESHTQQSPAQEDFQKTIAEFGRALKEKLLHQRISSMPQRQLEASPVLKDISQLQVRRDRVRQSQPEDEEGFVPKKLQRLGQRSRLPAGHDAARRDLLAKSPCGAPAMQDLLCFFPKFPQLPPPQAMEKPLTTPVTKKEEAKLRPGKRGHRRRLFLSPSVPRSVAGPLPKRGLPWDRDSPANAQRQSRAAGSPEQEASLEPGAWLEPCGSAQLQEIENLLSSDDQELIGDFSKPHLLPTVEGKDPGLKYISPGTLAAVLSGRYSSFIGSSVVVDCRYPYEYEGGHVKGAVNLPLQRDVEEFLLERPIVPQDASKRVILIFHCEFSIERGPKMDTASPGTIGPWSTRRSGRSCAGSAGRAGAGGGRSPSSERAGRAPEPGLWDGDAPQLGLAYGTSLGWYLVLGLGLCLFVAINIFCLLL; encoded by the exons ATGTCCCTGCGCGGCGCCCGCGGGCTGCCCGTGTCCCCGCTGCCCTCCCGGGGCAcggccccgctgccgccgctgccgccggaCGGGGCTGAGAGCCCGCACAG GTTCCGGGACACCCCGAGGAGGGGACACGGGCGGCTGTGGCACTCGCTGGCCCCGGAGCCGCTGGCCTCGGACCGTGCCCGTCCCCGGGACtgctggcagcccagggatgcag GATCGCGGCCGGAGTCCCACACGCAGCAGAGCCCCGCGCAGGAAGA CTTCCAGAAAACCATCGCGGAATTTGGGAGAGCTCTCAAAGA GAAGCTCCTCCACCAGAGGATCAGCTCCATGCCG CAGCGCCAGCTGGAAGCCAGCCCGGTGCTGAAGGACATCTCCCAGCTCCAGGTGCGCAGGGACAGAGTGCGCCAGAGCCAGCCCGAGGATGAG GAAGGTTTTGTCCCCAAGAAGCTGCAGAGGCTGGGCCAGCGGAGCCGCCTGCCTGCCGGCCACGACGCTGCCAGGAGAGATCTCCTTGCCAAGAGCCCCTGCGGCGCTCCAGCAATGCAG GATCTCCTCTGCTTTTTCCCAAAGTTCCCCCAGCTGCCGCCGCCCCAGGCCATGGAGAAGCCGCTGACCACGCCGGTGACGAAGAAGGAGGAGGCAAAGCTG CGCCCGGGCAAGCGTGGCCACCGCCGGCGGCTCTTCCTCTCGCCCTCGGTGCCCCGCAGTGTCGCCGGGCCCCTCCCGAAGCGGGGACtcccctgggacagggacagccctgccaaTGCCCAgcggcagagcagggcagccggcagccctgagcaggaggcGTCGCTGGAGCCG GGAGCGTGGCTGGAGCCCTGCGGGTctgcccagctccaggagaTCGAGAACCTGCTGTCCAGCGATGACCAGGAGCTCATTGGGGACTTCTCCAAG cctcACCTCCTGCCCACGGTGGAGGGCAAGGACCCGGGCCTGAAGTACATCTCCCCTGGCACG CTGGCGGCGGTGCTGTCGGGACGCTACAGCAGCTTCATCGGGAGCAGCGTCGTCGTGGATTGCCGGTACCCCTACGAGTACGAGGGCGGCCACGTCAAG GGTGCTGTCAACCTGCCGCTGCAGCGAGACGTGGAGGAATTCCTGCTGGAGCGCCCCATCGTGCCCCAGGACGCCAGCAAGAGGGTGATCCTCATCTTCCACTGCGAGTTCTCCATTGAGCGGGGGCCCAAAAT GGACACTGCGAGCCCCGGGACTATCGGCCCATGGAGCACCCGGCGTTCAGGGAGGAGCTGCGCAGGTTCCGCGGGCAGAGCCGGCGCGGGCGGCGGGCGCTCTCCATCCTCTGAGCGCGCCGGGAGAGCGCCGGAGCCAGGACTGTGGGATGGGGATGCACCTCAGCTTGGGCTGGCTTATGGCACGAGCTTGGGGTGGTATTTAGTGTTAGGAttgggtttgtgtttgtttgttgctataaatattttttgtctattgttataa